Proteins co-encoded in one Pelobates fuscus isolate aPelFus1 chromosome 5, aPelFus1.pri, whole genome shotgun sequence genomic window:
- the TAF1C gene encoding TATA box-binding protein-associated factor RNA polymerase I subunit C isoform X1, whose protein sequence is MFMYVFQMDFPCPLFPGFYNEGPINGEIISGPPVQGWGELGKVRQSTADPPEAGCSFIPFCSRTAEKWVTVEPTPLPFLEPNTGCGFSPVTERDLFIPHKQALCEDVKLRDAAKKMNFSKQLHQFTWDHSDTAFHAMGRLLEPHCYFGDKCIRKDRTRRLRMTSLLQSLRTIPHQDCPFSYSKSHLRSLSFRTCDWLQDFPPRMMARVVHEAMLDDWHQLRFKESITGGSLSWIPYSDGWKGCLIYPRGAAMNQLHFQPVILDRSVEKQVKICKDPVVYDLAARVLQVSTGSPSFSEEVFVGVRSSYHLASWSFCPQSPPRPLQVINTQNPSTCINVSPHLPGELCVCTESGALYLWSVETGLQKVREDKDNLFFRDDSKWRWSDFTNHPRVLTYADRTGVQATDIRVGGTQGLDLFRIGKEALCRRGERVNLSRCLRETNPAHCLITTQFSVYIMDERFPLVPVLKWAHMLDSPPIFASIISSETGRSNKVLVSSACEQQSILLQYTGGATSTCQLLLPALVLPQLAGSLMHLPPLLPLQQDLVTQRLASSIAGLAAVGTKGDQESVTVFHLTEAGDLFVQRLLYVGQGPETWQGPGHEQTLEEYSNNVPRTPEADCTSTQCTPHSVSSVQQPTTAQNAVVSVQEEEIDFTSVETCAVVTGSEEEALALSLTPETQPPGSIRTPLAYHEVGINHHNETAGFDLESEETRTVEEPINIDRIPKTAPIPTFQTKPSLSSESCLRYKHWFSNLLQDYSSGKAERQQRPKFYINQLIHTLAVIDPAQDLDNLRGKLRESMRRGTLVQIKTQKEHNPLESVCPQRWKDSLSQRLTAAWEGKLELWWNDYLGLNQNSKIQSLRERRRIQKLRRAHSRSTLSSSFTSSLSFESEHSDMDTNSQWSNSLGLSEHESSSGVTTGAQTMISASPGLSATVSRGMSELSKTLNIDATSKQKLRSQNVQQNPSTHKKIANSSTLLSSQSLRSKGIPKERTRTMLDFLSFLGEPSEPVDFPSSSSSLLPVQISQTPSSSQGSQPPNKRSRMGF, encoded by the exons ATGTTCATGTATGTTTTCCAGATGGATTTTCCTTGTCCTCTTTTTCCTGGATTTTACAATGAGGGGCCCATCAATGGAGAAATAATCAGTGGTCCTCCTGTACAGGGATGGGGGGAGCTTGGCAAGGTGCGTCAGTCCACTGCGGACCCCCCAGAG GCTGGTTGCAGCTTCATTCCATTTTGTAGCAGAACTGCAGAAAAATGGGTTACTGTGGAACccacccctctccccttcctggagCCCAATACCG GCTGTGGATTTTCTCCAGTGACAGAAAGGGACCTGTTTATTCCACACAAACAGGCACTCTGTGAAGATGTCAAGCTCAGGGATGCAGCAAAAAAGATGAATTTCAGCAAACAG CTGCACCAGTTCACATGGGATCACAGCGACACTGCATTCCATGCGATGGGCAGGCTTCTGGAACCACACTGCTACTTCGGGGACAAATGCATTCGC AAGGACAGAACACGCCGTTTGAGGATGACCAGTCTGCTGCAGTCTCTGAGAACCATTCCACACCAAGA CTGTCCCTTCTCTTACTCCAAGTCTCATCTACGCTCCCTTTCATTCCGTACTTGTGATTGGCTGCAGGATTTTCCTCCTAGGATGATGGCACGTGTGGTCCACGAAGCCATGCTTGATGATTGGCACCAGCTGAGGTTCAAGGAGTCGATCACTGGTGGCTCTCTGTCCTGGATTCCATACTCTGATGGTTGGAAGGGCTGTCTCATTTACCCCCGAGGAGCAGCTATGAACCAGCTCC ATTTCCAGCCGGTGATTCTGGATCGGTCTGTTGAGAAACAGGTTAAGATTTGCAAAGATCCAGTTGTGTATGATCTTGCAGCCCGGGTCCTACAAGTGAGCACAGGGAGCCCCAGCTTCTCAGAGGAAG TCTTTGTTGGCGTCCGGTCCTCGTACCATTTGGCTTCCTGGAGCTTCTGTCCCCAAAGCCCACCCCGACCACTTCAAGTAATTAATACCCAGAATCCCAGTACCTGTATCAATGTCAG CCCGCACCTGCCGGGAGAGTTGTGTGTCTGTACGGAGAGCGGGGCCCTTTATTTATGGAGCGTGGAGACTGG TCTGCAGAAGGTTCGAGAGGACAAGGACAACCTCTTTTTCCGTGATGACTCGAAGTGGAGATGGAGTGATTTCACCAACCACCCAAGGGTGCTCACCTATGCAGACAGGACAGGGGTGCAAGCCACAGACATCAGG GTTGGTGGCACCCAAGGCCTGGATTTGTTTCGTATTGGAAAAGAAGCTTTGTGTCGGAGAGGAGAGCGAGTTAATTTGTCCCGTTGTTTGAGGGAGACAAACCCTGCGCACTGTCTCATTACAACACAG TTTTCGGTCTATATCATGGACGAGCGCTTTCCTCTGGTTCCAGTCCTGAAATGGGCGCATATGTTGGACTCTCCGCCCATATTCGCCAGCATAATCAGCAGTGAAACTGGTCGATCCAATAAAGTCCTGGTCAGTTCTGCATGCGAACAGCAAAGCATCCTTCTACagtatacag GGGGTGCTACTTCTACTTGCCAGCTTCTCCTACCAGCCCTTGTTCTCCCACAGTTGGCTGGGAGTCTGATGCATCTTCCCCCATTGCTCCCTCTGCAGCAGGACTTGGTGACCCAGAGACTAGCATCTTCTATAGCCG GATTGGCTGCTGTTGGCACGAAGGGTGACCAGGAGTCCGTGACTGTTTTTCACCTCACAGAGGCTGGAGACCTCTTTGTTCAGAGGCTTTTGTATGTTGGCCAAGGACCTGAGACATGGCAAGGTCCTGGTCATGAGCAAACATTGGAGGAGTACTCAAACAATGTACCACGGACACCTGAGGCAGACTGCACCAGTACTCAATGTACACCGCATAGCGTGAGTTCCGTTCAGCAACCAACTACGGCACAGAATGCTGTGGTTAGTGTTCAAGAAGAAGAAATTGATTTCACCTCTGTAGAAACTTGTGCAGTAGTTACTGGCTCTGAGGAAGAGGCTCTAGCATTAAGTCTTACACCTGAAACTCAACCACCAGGATCAATTCGTACTCCACTCGCATATCATGAAGTTGGCATCAATCACCACAATGAAACTGCTGGATTTGATCTTGAATCAGAGGAGACAAGAACTGTGGAAGAACCCATCAATATTGATCGTATTCCTAAGACAGCACCTATACCTACCTTCCAGACCAAACCTTCCCTAAGCTCTGAGTCTTGCTTGCGATACAAACACTGGTTCAGCAATCTGCTCCAGGATTACAGTAGTGGGAAAGCTGAACGACAACAGCGCCCAAAGTTTTATATAAACCAGCTCATCCATACTCTAGCTGTAATAGACCCAGCACAGGATTTGGATAATCTGCGTGGAAAACTGCGTGAAAGTATGAGGCGAGGAACACTGGTGCAAATTAAGACTCAAAAAGAGCACAACCCTTTAGAATCTGTTTGTCCACAACGCTGGAAGGATTCACTGAGCCAGAGGCTAACTGCGGCTTGGGAGGGGAAGCTGGAACTCTGGTGGAATGACTACCTGGGCCTAAAccaaaacagtaaaatacagtCTCTCAGAGAGCGTCGACGCATTCAGAAGTTACGGAGAGCTCATAGTAGAAGCACTCTCTCTAGTAGCTTTACCTCAAGCCTGAGTTTTGAGTCAGAACACTCTGACATGGACACCAACTCTCAGTGGTCAAACAGTCTTGGTCTTTCAGAACATGAATCGTCTTCCGGTGTGACCACAGGAGCCCAGACGATGATCTCTGCTTCTCCCGGATTATCAGCAACTGTGTCTAGGGGAATGTCCGAACTCTCCAAAACTTTAAATATTGACGCAACAAGTAAACAAAAGCTCAGATCCCAAAACGTACAACAGAATCCAAGTACCCACAAGAAGATCGCCAACTCTTCCACTCTGTTATCATCTCAGTCTCTACGTTCAAAAGGAATACCCAAGGAAAGGACTCGAACAATGCTGGACTTTTTGTCCTTCCTAGGGGAACCCTCTGAACCCGTAGACTTTCCCTCTTCTTCCAGCTCCTTGTTACCTGTCCAAATCTCACAGACTCCATCCTCATCTCAGGGCTCCCAACCTCCTAATAAAAGGTCCCGGATGGGCTTCTGA
- the TAF1C gene encoding TATA box-binding protein-associated factor RNA polymerase I subunit C isoform X3 — MGGAWQGASVHCGPPRGCGFSPVTERDLFIPHKQALCEDVKLRDAAKKMNFSKQLHQFTWDHSDTAFHAMGRLLEPHCYFGDKCIRKDRTRRLRMTSLLQSLRTIPHQDCPFSYSKSHLRSLSFRTCDWLQDFPPRMMARVVHEAMLDDWHQLRFKESITGGSLSWIPYSDGWKGCLIYPRGAAMNQLHFQPVILDRSVEKQVKICKDPVVYDLAARVLQVSTGSPSFSEEVFVGVRSSYHLASWSFCPQSPPRPLQVINTQNPSTCINVSPHLPGELCVCTESGALYLWSVETGLQKVREDKDNLFFRDDSKWRWSDFTNHPRVLTYADRTGVQATDIRVGGTQGLDLFRIGKEALCRRGERVNLSRCLRETNPAHCLITTQFSVYIMDERFPLVPVLKWAHMLDSPPIFASIISSETGRSNKVLVSSACEQQSILLQYTGGATSTCQLLLPALVLPQLAGSLMHLPPLLPLQQDLVTQRLASSIAGLAAVGTKGDQESVTVFHLTEAGDLFVQRLLYVGQGPETWQGPGHEQTLEEYSNNVPRTPEADCTSTQCTPHSVSSVQQPTTAQNAVVSVQEEEIDFTSVETCAVVTGSEEEALALSLTPETQPPGSIRTPLAYHEVGINHHNETAGFDLESEETRTVEEPINIDRIPKTAPIPTFQTKPSLSSESCLRYKHWFSNLLQDYSSGKAERQQRPKFYINQLIHTLAVIDPAQDLDNLRGKLRESMRRGTLVQIKTQKEHNPLESVCPQRWKDSLSQRLTAAWEGKLELWWNDYLGLNQNSKIQSLRERRRIQKLRRAHSRSTLSSSFTSSLSFESEHSDMDTNSQWSNSLGLSEHESSSGVTTGAQTMISASPGLSATVSRGMSELSKTLNIDATSKQKLRSQNVQQNPSTHKKIANSSTLLSSQSLRSKGIPKERTRTMLDFLSFLGEPSEPVDFPSSSSSLLPVQISQTPSSSQGSQPPNKRSRMGF; from the exons ATGGGGGGAGCTTGGCAAGGTGCGTCAGTCCACTGCGGACCCCCCAGAG GCTGTGGATTTTCTCCAGTGACAGAAAGGGACCTGTTTATTCCACACAAACAGGCACTCTGTGAAGATGTCAAGCTCAGGGATGCAGCAAAAAAGATGAATTTCAGCAAACAG CTGCACCAGTTCACATGGGATCACAGCGACACTGCATTCCATGCGATGGGCAGGCTTCTGGAACCACACTGCTACTTCGGGGACAAATGCATTCGC AAGGACAGAACACGCCGTTTGAGGATGACCAGTCTGCTGCAGTCTCTGAGAACCATTCCACACCAAGA CTGTCCCTTCTCTTACTCCAAGTCTCATCTACGCTCCCTTTCATTCCGTACTTGTGATTGGCTGCAGGATTTTCCTCCTAGGATGATGGCACGTGTGGTCCACGAAGCCATGCTTGATGATTGGCACCAGCTGAGGTTCAAGGAGTCGATCACTGGTGGCTCTCTGTCCTGGATTCCATACTCTGATGGTTGGAAGGGCTGTCTCATTTACCCCCGAGGAGCAGCTATGAACCAGCTCC ATTTCCAGCCGGTGATTCTGGATCGGTCTGTTGAGAAACAGGTTAAGATTTGCAAAGATCCAGTTGTGTATGATCTTGCAGCCCGGGTCCTACAAGTGAGCACAGGGAGCCCCAGCTTCTCAGAGGAAG TCTTTGTTGGCGTCCGGTCCTCGTACCATTTGGCTTCCTGGAGCTTCTGTCCCCAAAGCCCACCCCGACCACTTCAAGTAATTAATACCCAGAATCCCAGTACCTGTATCAATGTCAG CCCGCACCTGCCGGGAGAGTTGTGTGTCTGTACGGAGAGCGGGGCCCTTTATTTATGGAGCGTGGAGACTGG TCTGCAGAAGGTTCGAGAGGACAAGGACAACCTCTTTTTCCGTGATGACTCGAAGTGGAGATGGAGTGATTTCACCAACCACCCAAGGGTGCTCACCTATGCAGACAGGACAGGGGTGCAAGCCACAGACATCAGG GTTGGTGGCACCCAAGGCCTGGATTTGTTTCGTATTGGAAAAGAAGCTTTGTGTCGGAGAGGAGAGCGAGTTAATTTGTCCCGTTGTTTGAGGGAGACAAACCCTGCGCACTGTCTCATTACAACACAG TTTTCGGTCTATATCATGGACGAGCGCTTTCCTCTGGTTCCAGTCCTGAAATGGGCGCATATGTTGGACTCTCCGCCCATATTCGCCAGCATAATCAGCAGTGAAACTGGTCGATCCAATAAAGTCCTGGTCAGTTCTGCATGCGAACAGCAAAGCATCCTTCTACagtatacag GGGGTGCTACTTCTACTTGCCAGCTTCTCCTACCAGCCCTTGTTCTCCCACAGTTGGCTGGGAGTCTGATGCATCTTCCCCCATTGCTCCCTCTGCAGCAGGACTTGGTGACCCAGAGACTAGCATCTTCTATAGCCG GATTGGCTGCTGTTGGCACGAAGGGTGACCAGGAGTCCGTGACTGTTTTTCACCTCACAGAGGCTGGAGACCTCTTTGTTCAGAGGCTTTTGTATGTTGGCCAAGGACCTGAGACATGGCAAGGTCCTGGTCATGAGCAAACATTGGAGGAGTACTCAAACAATGTACCACGGACACCTGAGGCAGACTGCACCAGTACTCAATGTACACCGCATAGCGTGAGTTCCGTTCAGCAACCAACTACGGCACAGAATGCTGTGGTTAGTGTTCAAGAAGAAGAAATTGATTTCACCTCTGTAGAAACTTGTGCAGTAGTTACTGGCTCTGAGGAAGAGGCTCTAGCATTAAGTCTTACACCTGAAACTCAACCACCAGGATCAATTCGTACTCCACTCGCATATCATGAAGTTGGCATCAATCACCACAATGAAACTGCTGGATTTGATCTTGAATCAGAGGAGACAAGAACTGTGGAAGAACCCATCAATATTGATCGTATTCCTAAGACAGCACCTATACCTACCTTCCAGACCAAACCTTCCCTAAGCTCTGAGTCTTGCTTGCGATACAAACACTGGTTCAGCAATCTGCTCCAGGATTACAGTAGTGGGAAAGCTGAACGACAACAGCGCCCAAAGTTTTATATAAACCAGCTCATCCATACTCTAGCTGTAATAGACCCAGCACAGGATTTGGATAATCTGCGTGGAAAACTGCGTGAAAGTATGAGGCGAGGAACACTGGTGCAAATTAAGACTCAAAAAGAGCACAACCCTTTAGAATCTGTTTGTCCACAACGCTGGAAGGATTCACTGAGCCAGAGGCTAACTGCGGCTTGGGAGGGGAAGCTGGAACTCTGGTGGAATGACTACCTGGGCCTAAAccaaaacagtaaaatacagtCTCTCAGAGAGCGTCGACGCATTCAGAAGTTACGGAGAGCTCATAGTAGAAGCACTCTCTCTAGTAGCTTTACCTCAAGCCTGAGTTTTGAGTCAGAACACTCTGACATGGACACCAACTCTCAGTGGTCAAACAGTCTTGGTCTTTCAGAACATGAATCGTCTTCCGGTGTGACCACAGGAGCCCAGACGATGATCTCTGCTTCTCCCGGATTATCAGCAACTGTGTCTAGGGGAATGTCCGAACTCTCCAAAACTTTAAATATTGACGCAACAAGTAAACAAAAGCTCAGATCCCAAAACGTACAACAGAATCCAAGTACCCACAAGAAGATCGCCAACTCTTCCACTCTGTTATCATCTCAGTCTCTACGTTCAAAAGGAATACCCAAGGAAAGGACTCGAACAATGCTGGACTTTTTGTCCTTCCTAGGGGAACCCTCTGAACCCGTAGACTTTCCCTCTTCTTCCAGCTCCTTGTTACCTGTCCAAATCTCACAGACTCCATCCTCATCTCAGGGCTCCCAACCTCCTAATAAAAGGTCCCGGATGGGCTTCTGA
- the TAF1C gene encoding TATA box-binding protein-associated factor RNA polymerase I subunit C isoform X2 → MDFPCPLFPGFYNEGPINGEIISGPPVQGWGELGKVRQSTADPPEAGCSFIPFCSRTAEKWVTVEPTPLPFLEPNTGCGFSPVTERDLFIPHKQALCEDVKLRDAAKKMNFSKQLHQFTWDHSDTAFHAMGRLLEPHCYFGDKCIRKDRTRRLRMTSLLQSLRTIPHQDCPFSYSKSHLRSLSFRTCDWLQDFPPRMMARVVHEAMLDDWHQLRFKESITGGSLSWIPYSDGWKGCLIYPRGAAMNQLHFQPVILDRSVEKQVKICKDPVVYDLAARVLQVSTGSPSFSEEVFVGVRSSYHLASWSFCPQSPPRPLQVINTQNPSTCINVSPHLPGELCVCTESGALYLWSVETGLQKVREDKDNLFFRDDSKWRWSDFTNHPRVLTYADRTGVQATDIRVGGTQGLDLFRIGKEALCRRGERVNLSRCLRETNPAHCLITTQFSVYIMDERFPLVPVLKWAHMLDSPPIFASIISSETGRSNKVLVSSACEQQSILLQYTGGATSTCQLLLPALVLPQLAGSLMHLPPLLPLQQDLVTQRLASSIAGLAAVGTKGDQESVTVFHLTEAGDLFVQRLLYVGQGPETWQGPGHEQTLEEYSNNVPRTPEADCTSTQCTPHSVSSVQQPTTAQNAVVSVQEEEIDFTSVETCAVVTGSEEEALALSLTPETQPPGSIRTPLAYHEVGINHHNETAGFDLESEETRTVEEPINIDRIPKTAPIPTFQTKPSLSSESCLRYKHWFSNLLQDYSSGKAERQQRPKFYINQLIHTLAVIDPAQDLDNLRGKLRESMRRGTLVQIKTQKEHNPLESVCPQRWKDSLSQRLTAAWEGKLELWWNDYLGLNQNSKIQSLRERRRIQKLRRAHSRSTLSSSFTSSLSFESEHSDMDTNSQWSNSLGLSEHESSSGVTTGAQTMISASPGLSATVSRGMSELSKTLNIDATSKQKLRSQNVQQNPSTHKKIANSSTLLSSQSLRSKGIPKERTRTMLDFLSFLGEPSEPVDFPSSSSSLLPVQISQTPSSSQGSQPPNKRSRMGF, encoded by the exons ATGGATTTTCCTTGTCCTCTTTTTCCTGGATTTTACAATGAGGGGCCCATCAATGGAGAAATAATCAGTGGTCCTCCTGTACAGGGATGGGGGGAGCTTGGCAAGGTGCGTCAGTCCACTGCGGACCCCCCAGAG GCTGGTTGCAGCTTCATTCCATTTTGTAGCAGAACTGCAGAAAAATGGGTTACTGTGGAACccacccctctccccttcctggagCCCAATACCG GCTGTGGATTTTCTCCAGTGACAGAAAGGGACCTGTTTATTCCACACAAACAGGCACTCTGTGAAGATGTCAAGCTCAGGGATGCAGCAAAAAAGATGAATTTCAGCAAACAG CTGCACCAGTTCACATGGGATCACAGCGACACTGCATTCCATGCGATGGGCAGGCTTCTGGAACCACACTGCTACTTCGGGGACAAATGCATTCGC AAGGACAGAACACGCCGTTTGAGGATGACCAGTCTGCTGCAGTCTCTGAGAACCATTCCACACCAAGA CTGTCCCTTCTCTTACTCCAAGTCTCATCTACGCTCCCTTTCATTCCGTACTTGTGATTGGCTGCAGGATTTTCCTCCTAGGATGATGGCACGTGTGGTCCACGAAGCCATGCTTGATGATTGGCACCAGCTGAGGTTCAAGGAGTCGATCACTGGTGGCTCTCTGTCCTGGATTCCATACTCTGATGGTTGGAAGGGCTGTCTCATTTACCCCCGAGGAGCAGCTATGAACCAGCTCC ATTTCCAGCCGGTGATTCTGGATCGGTCTGTTGAGAAACAGGTTAAGATTTGCAAAGATCCAGTTGTGTATGATCTTGCAGCCCGGGTCCTACAAGTGAGCACAGGGAGCCCCAGCTTCTCAGAGGAAG TCTTTGTTGGCGTCCGGTCCTCGTACCATTTGGCTTCCTGGAGCTTCTGTCCCCAAAGCCCACCCCGACCACTTCAAGTAATTAATACCCAGAATCCCAGTACCTGTATCAATGTCAG CCCGCACCTGCCGGGAGAGTTGTGTGTCTGTACGGAGAGCGGGGCCCTTTATTTATGGAGCGTGGAGACTGG TCTGCAGAAGGTTCGAGAGGACAAGGACAACCTCTTTTTCCGTGATGACTCGAAGTGGAGATGGAGTGATTTCACCAACCACCCAAGGGTGCTCACCTATGCAGACAGGACAGGGGTGCAAGCCACAGACATCAGG GTTGGTGGCACCCAAGGCCTGGATTTGTTTCGTATTGGAAAAGAAGCTTTGTGTCGGAGAGGAGAGCGAGTTAATTTGTCCCGTTGTTTGAGGGAGACAAACCCTGCGCACTGTCTCATTACAACACAG TTTTCGGTCTATATCATGGACGAGCGCTTTCCTCTGGTTCCAGTCCTGAAATGGGCGCATATGTTGGACTCTCCGCCCATATTCGCCAGCATAATCAGCAGTGAAACTGGTCGATCCAATAAAGTCCTGGTCAGTTCTGCATGCGAACAGCAAAGCATCCTTCTACagtatacag GGGGTGCTACTTCTACTTGCCAGCTTCTCCTACCAGCCCTTGTTCTCCCACAGTTGGCTGGGAGTCTGATGCATCTTCCCCCATTGCTCCCTCTGCAGCAGGACTTGGTGACCCAGAGACTAGCATCTTCTATAGCCG GATTGGCTGCTGTTGGCACGAAGGGTGACCAGGAGTCCGTGACTGTTTTTCACCTCACAGAGGCTGGAGACCTCTTTGTTCAGAGGCTTTTGTATGTTGGCCAAGGACCTGAGACATGGCAAGGTCCTGGTCATGAGCAAACATTGGAGGAGTACTCAAACAATGTACCACGGACACCTGAGGCAGACTGCACCAGTACTCAATGTACACCGCATAGCGTGAGTTCCGTTCAGCAACCAACTACGGCACAGAATGCTGTGGTTAGTGTTCAAGAAGAAGAAATTGATTTCACCTCTGTAGAAACTTGTGCAGTAGTTACTGGCTCTGAGGAAGAGGCTCTAGCATTAAGTCTTACACCTGAAACTCAACCACCAGGATCAATTCGTACTCCACTCGCATATCATGAAGTTGGCATCAATCACCACAATGAAACTGCTGGATTTGATCTTGAATCAGAGGAGACAAGAACTGTGGAAGAACCCATCAATATTGATCGTATTCCTAAGACAGCACCTATACCTACCTTCCAGACCAAACCTTCCCTAAGCTCTGAGTCTTGCTTGCGATACAAACACTGGTTCAGCAATCTGCTCCAGGATTACAGTAGTGGGAAAGCTGAACGACAACAGCGCCCAAAGTTTTATATAAACCAGCTCATCCATACTCTAGCTGTAATAGACCCAGCACAGGATTTGGATAATCTGCGTGGAAAACTGCGTGAAAGTATGAGGCGAGGAACACTGGTGCAAATTAAGACTCAAAAAGAGCACAACCCTTTAGAATCTGTTTGTCCACAACGCTGGAAGGATTCACTGAGCCAGAGGCTAACTGCGGCTTGGGAGGGGAAGCTGGAACTCTGGTGGAATGACTACCTGGGCCTAAAccaaaacagtaaaatacagtCTCTCAGAGAGCGTCGACGCATTCAGAAGTTACGGAGAGCTCATAGTAGAAGCACTCTCTCTAGTAGCTTTACCTCAAGCCTGAGTTTTGAGTCAGAACACTCTGACATGGACACCAACTCTCAGTGGTCAAACAGTCTTGGTCTTTCAGAACATGAATCGTCTTCCGGTGTGACCACAGGAGCCCAGACGATGATCTCTGCTTCTCCCGGATTATCAGCAACTGTGTCTAGGGGAATGTCCGAACTCTCCAAAACTTTAAATATTGACGCAACAAGTAAACAAAAGCTCAGATCCCAAAACGTACAACAGAATCCAAGTACCCACAAGAAGATCGCCAACTCTTCCACTCTGTTATCATCTCAGTCTCTACGTTCAAAAGGAATACCCAAGGAAAGGACTCGAACAATGCTGGACTTTTTGTCCTTCCTAGGGGAACCCTCTGAACCCGTAGACTTTCCCTCTTCTTCCAGCTCCTTGTTACCTGTCCAAATCTCACAGACTCCATCCTCATCTCAGGGCTCCCAACCTCCTAATAAAAGGTCCCGGATGGGCTTCTGA